A part of Halobacillus shinanisalinarum genomic DNA contains:
- the galT gene encoding UDP-glucose--hexose-1-phosphate uridylyltransferase produces MTVNIYKEIDRLIHYGLHKEMMAVWDIDYVRNALLELFQLEEYQPTNLPEELLETPIDMLENMLDYAVENQLIPDNTVIQRDLFDPKIMDKLIPRPSEVIRTFYHLYQSEGPVAATDYFYQLAKSSHYIRTDRVAKNVHWYSPTSYGDLEITINLSKPEKDPKAIEAAKAKGPVSYPKCLLCKENVGYAGRMDHPARQNHRIIPMELQEERWFLQYSPYVYYNEHAIVFSGEHRPMKISWAGFERLLHFVEQLPHYFVGSNADLPIVGGSILSHDHFQAGHHEFPMAQAPMDETFNVSDDPEMTVGIVNWPMSVIRLQGNNREKLARLGERILQTWKGYSDERVGIFAETEGTPHNTITPIVRMRDGLFELDLVLRNNRTNEQYPMGIFHPHQEVHHIKKENIGLIEVMGLAVLPGRLVEEMDVLSEYMLQDALDTKGTDDDRTAKHVDWAKQIRARHEQLNKQNIKQLLKEEIGRTFSTVLEHAGVFKRTTEGQEGFRRFLSEIL; encoded by the coding sequence ATGACCGTTAACATATATAAAGAGATTGATCGTTTGATTCATTATGGTTTGCATAAAGAAATGATGGCTGTGTGGGACATCGATTATGTTCGTAATGCTTTGTTAGAACTCTTCCAATTAGAGGAGTATCAGCCGACAAATCTGCCAGAGGAGCTGCTTGAGACTCCGATTGACATGTTAGAAAACATGCTTGATTATGCAGTCGAGAATCAATTAATCCCTGATAATACCGTCATACAACGAGATTTATTTGATCCGAAAATCATGGACAAACTGATCCCCCGTCCTTCAGAAGTGATTCGAACCTTTTACCATCTCTATCAGTCGGAAGGACCGGTGGCAGCAACGGATTATTTCTATCAACTAGCTAAGTCCTCTCATTATATCCGGACAGATCGTGTGGCCAAGAATGTTCATTGGTACAGTCCGACTTCTTATGGCGATTTGGAAATCACGATCAACCTGTCCAAGCCAGAGAAAGACCCGAAAGCGATTGAAGCAGCCAAAGCCAAGGGGCCTGTTTCTTATCCGAAATGCTTGCTATGCAAAGAAAATGTTGGCTACGCAGGCCGGATGGATCACCCAGCCCGTCAAAACCATCGGATCATCCCGATGGAACTGCAAGAGGAGAGGTGGTTTTTACAATACTCCCCTTATGTTTATTACAATGAGCATGCGATTGTCTTTTCTGGTGAGCATCGGCCCATGAAAATCTCATGGGCAGGCTTTGAGCGCCTCCTTCACTTTGTTGAACAGCTGCCCCATTACTTTGTCGGTTCGAATGCGGATTTACCAATTGTGGGGGGCTCGATTCTAAGTCATGATCACTTTCAAGCCGGCCACCACGAATTTCCCATGGCGCAAGCACCAATGGATGAAACATTCAACGTAAGTGATGACCCTGAGATGACTGTCGGTATCGTAAACTGGCCGATGTCCGTGATACGGCTTCAAGGAAATAACCGTGAAAAATTGGCAAGACTAGGCGAAAGAATTTTACAGACGTGGAAAGGCTACAGTGATGAACGTGTGGGCATTTTTGCAGAAACAGAGGGGACGCCGCACAATACGATCACGCCGATTGTCCGCATGAGGGATGGATTATTTGAGCTTGACCTCGTGTTGAGAAATAATCGCACGAATGAGCAGTATCCCATGGGCATTTTCCATCCTCATCAAGAAGTTCACCATATCAAGAAAGAAAATATCGGTTTGATCGAAGTCATGGGGCTTGCTGTATTGCCTGGACGCTTGGTAGAAGAAATGGATGTGCTTAGTGAATACATGCTTCAAGATGCCCTGGATACGAAAGGGACTGACGATGATCGTACCGCTAAACATGTGGATTGGGCCAAGCAGATCAGAGCCCGTCATGAACAGTTGAACAAACAAAATATAAAGCAGCTATTAAAAGAGGAAATTGGAAGAACGTTCTCAACGGTGTTAGAACATGCCGGCGTATTCAAACGAACGACAGAAGGACAGGAAGGGTTCCGGCGCTTTCTAAGTGAGATATTGTAA